In Aegilops tauschii subsp. strangulata cultivar AL8/78 chromosome 3, Aet v6.0, whole genome shotgun sequence, one genomic interval encodes:
- the LOC109757503 gene encoding uncharacterized protein, with product MVWFQCEDCGENLKKPKLAGHFRSCSAYKLSCIDCGAVFGQGTVQTHTQCISEAEKYGPKGLNKPSSNAQGKPDKPKPNADVDINVGLSTRPPWFCSLCNTTTTSKQTLLGHADGRKHRAKAKAFHASQKQEDGAEQTPSDKETGGAPTTASTELNDGKGADSERDADKDVVKRKRTDSTTSEEPDNAKRQNSSNLKTGEAIQSENGEAELKTKSKSAAEELVNGANHQDIKKQKIKWKKIITKILETNSDGAMKLKKLQKLVIREVLECGLLKDKEQLHALLMDKIASSSRFSVDGKNIRLVAKNEES from the exons ATGGTTTGGTTTCAGTGCGAAGACTGCGGCGAGAACCTCAAGAAGCCCAAGCTTGCCGGCCACTTCCGCTCATGCTCCGCCTACAAG CTTTCCTGCATCGACTGCGGCGCAGTCTTCGGCCAGGGCACCGTCCAGACGCACACCCAGTGCATCTCCGAGGCC GAGAAGTATGGTCCCAAGGGACTGAACAAGCCATCCAGCAATGCACAGGGTAAGCCAGACAAGCCAAAGCCAAATGCCGATGTTGATATCAATGTTGGGTTGTCGACACGCCCTCCTTGGTTCTGCAG CCTATGCAATACAACTACCACCAGCAAGCAAACTCTCTTGGGGCATGCTGATGGCAGGAAACATAGGGCAAAAGCAAAAGCCTTTCATGCTTCTCAGAAGCAAGAAGATGGAGCTGAACAAACTCCAAGCGACAAGGAAACTGGTGGAGCACCAACAACAGCATCTACAGAACTAAATGACGGGAAGGGTGCTGACAGTGAAAGAGATGCTGACAAGGATGTTGTGAAGAGAAAGAGAACAGATAGCACAACCTCGGAGGAGCCAGATAATGCAAAAAGACAAAATTCATCGAACTTGAAGACTGGAGAGGCGATACAATCTGAAAATGGAGAAGCGGAACTCAAAACAAAGAGCAAAAGTGCTGCAGAAGAACTGGTCAATGGTGCCAATCATCAAGATATTAAGAAGCAGAAAATCAAGTGGAAGAAAATTATTACGAAGATACTAGAGACG AATTCGGATGGAGCTATGAAGTTAAAGAAGCTACAAAAGCTAGTTATCAGGGAAGTTTTAGAATGTGGTCTGTTGAAAGATAAGGAGCAGCTGCATGCTCTGTTGATGGACAAG ATAGCTTCGAGCTCCAGGTTTTCTGTGGATGGGAAGAACATTAGATTGGTGGCCAAGAATGAAGAATCATAG